Proteins encoded in a region of the Scrofimicrobium sp. R131 genome:
- a CDS encoding sugar ABC transporter permease: MTDKNGQARSRRRDFRVGWLYASPAMLLFLVFIAGPFVFSFVLAFMKWDLLTDPSWAGFANFRALFSDPLLPKVLGNTFVFALASVVTHLGFGFLLALGVNRLIHRAANYFVRAAIFFPFLISWAAVSLLWKYVLDPTFGYVGQYAAMLGWKIPNFFTEPSWALPAIIFIDLWHTLGFTFIILLAGLQTVPRELVEAAKIDGASTRQIFWKVTVPLMSPTLFFATIITFIGAFQVFDPIQIITRGGPQNSTKTIVMYLYERGFQAFDMGYAAAVAILVFVIVMIVTLIQFAGRKKWVFEG, from the coding sequence GTGACTGATAAAAACGGTCAGGCACGCAGCCGCCGACGCGATTTCCGCGTCGGCTGGCTGTATGCCAGCCCGGCCATGCTCCTGTTTCTGGTCTTCATTGCCGGACCATTTGTCTTTTCGTTCGTGTTGGCTTTCATGAAGTGGGACCTTCTGACCGATCCCAGCTGGGCCGGCTTCGCCAACTTTCGGGCACTCTTCTCTGATCCGCTCCTTCCAAAGGTGCTGGGAAATACGTTTGTGTTCGCACTTGCTTCGGTAGTGACGCACCTGGGGTTCGGGTTTCTCCTGGCCCTTGGTGTTAATCGCCTGATCCACCGGGCAGCCAACTACTTTGTCCGAGCCGCGATCTTCTTCCCGTTCCTGATTTCATGGGCAGCGGTATCACTTCTCTGGAAGTACGTCCTGGACCCTACCTTCGGATACGTCGGCCAGTATGCTGCCATGCTTGGTTGGAAGATTCCGAACTTCTTTACCGAGCCATCCTGGGCCTTGCCGGCCATCATCTTTATCGATCTTTGGCACACGCTCGGCTTCACCTTCATCATTCTCTTGGCAGGGCTGCAAACCGTCCCGCGAGAACTGGTTGAAGCAGCCAAGATTGACGGAGCTAGCACCCGCCAAATCTTCTGGAAGGTGACCGTTCCGCTCATGTCACCCACGCTGTTTTTCGCCACCATCATTACCTTCATCGGTGCATTTCAGGTTTTTGATCCAATCCAAATCATCACGCGAGGCGGGCCGCAAAACTCAACCAAGACCATCGTGATGTACCTCTACGAGCGTGGATTCCAAGCATTTGACATGGGGTACGCAGCCGCGGTGGCCATCCTCGTGTTTGTCATCGTCATGATCGTGACCCTGATTCAGTTTGCCGGCCGGAAGAAATGGGTGTTTGAAGGATGA
- a CDS encoding carbohydrate ABC transporter permease, which yields MSLQNRLKFDSPQPDLLDRAAQPRRKKKGDAILAVVLVIFGLWMIMPIIWMISTSFTVSTEAFTSPPKWLPIPFTFENFADVFDYMPFGQQFFNSVVLAVIQTGGSLLVSVLAAYAFSRIAFPGSGTILVGMLSALMIPAQLVIIPVFIMMRGLHLVDTLAALWLPALINVFQIFFLTQYFKTIPRELDEAAKLDGAGHGWILFRLLLPLSKPALAALAILSFEASWNGYFGPLIFLYSPEKMTLPLGLVTLQNGFGSAPAAVVFAAITMVVIPLLVVFLIFQEQFVESIASAGLKG from the coding sequence ATGAGTCTACAAAACCGCCTCAAGTTCGACAGCCCGCAGCCCGATCTGCTGGACCGCGCTGCCCAGCCCCGACGGAAGAAAAAGGGCGACGCCATCTTGGCCGTGGTCCTGGTGATCTTTGGGCTCTGGATGATCATGCCGATCATCTGGATGATCTCTACCAGCTTTACCGTCTCGACGGAGGCTTTCACCTCCCCGCCCAAGTGGCTGCCGATACCGTTCACGTTTGAGAACTTCGCCGACGTGTTCGACTACATGCCGTTCGGGCAGCAGTTCTTCAACTCGGTCGTCCTCGCGGTGATTCAAACCGGTGGTTCGCTGTTGGTTTCGGTACTGGCCGCCTACGCATTTTCCCGAATTGCTTTCCCGGGCAGTGGGACAATCCTGGTTGGGATGCTGTCCGCCCTGATGATTCCGGCACAGCTAGTTATCATTCCGGTCTTCATCATGATGAGAGGGCTGCACCTGGTCGACACGTTGGCAGCGCTCTGGCTGCCAGCCCTGATTAATGTGTTCCAAATCTTCTTCTTGACTCAGTATTTCAAGACGATCCCCCGAGAACTTGACGAGGCCGCGAAGCTGGACGGAGCTGGACACGGGTGGATCTTGTTCCGCCTGCTCCTGCCGCTGTCGAAGCCAGCCCTGGCAGCCTTGGCTATTCTCAGCTTTGAAGCATCCTGGAACGGGTACTTCGGTCCATTGATCTTCCTTTACAGCCCGGAAAAGATGACCCTCCCTCTGGGTCTGGTTACTCTCCAGAATGGATTCGGCTCGGCCCCAGCCGCGGTTGTCTTTGCTGCCATCACGATGGTGGTCATTCCGCTGCTGGTGGTTTTCCTCATCTTCCAAGAGCAGTTCGTGGAGAGCATTGCCTCCGCCGGCCTGAAGGGTTAG
- a CDS encoding MogA/MoaB family molybdenum cofactor biosynthesis protein encodes MTDLAATVVVVSDRCYRGAETDRTGPKLVDGLRAAGLTCPDPVVVPDDLELIRGAATAALASGTRLLIAAGGTGVSPQDITPEAVVPLVVTPLPGLAQLLIQVSLEQTPYAALSRLVVGLTGERALLVAQPGSVNAAETTLHHLVPLLPHLFEQLDRTEAPTGGYVEH; translated from the coding sequence ATGACCGACTTGGCAGCAACAGTAGTGGTGGTTTCCGACCGCTGCTACCGCGGCGCAGAGACGGACCGAACCGGACCCAAACTGGTTGACGGTTTGCGAGCTGCCGGTCTTACCTGTCCCGATCCGGTGGTCGTCCCGGACGATTTGGAACTGATTCGCGGAGCGGCCACCGCAGCCCTCGCTTCGGGCACCCGGTTGCTGATTGCCGCCGGAGGCACGGGCGTCTCCCCCCAGGACATCACGCCCGAGGCGGTAGTCCCCTTGGTGGTCACCCCGCTGCCGGGCCTGGCCCAACTGCTGATCCAGGTATCCTTGGAGCAGACTCCCTACGCAGCTCTTTCCCGCCTAGTGGTTGGGTTGACCGGGGAGCGAGCCCTGCTGGTGGCTCAACCGGGAAGCGTGAATGCAGCTGAAACCACCCTGCACCACCTCGTTCCCCTACTGCCGCACCTTTTCGAACAGTTGGACCGGACTGAAGCTCCCACGGGAGGATATGTTGAGCACTGA
- a CDS encoding molybdenum cofactor biosynthesis protein MoaE, translating to MSTELMVELSSEPIDVVRQLAAASGSQHGATTMFLGSVRDHDPQVGQERVVAIEYSAHPEASATLQREVAQLAEETLAEDWSGVDARVVVIHRIGPVQVGEPAMLVIVSTAHRHPGSKLVPALVERIKATAPIWKRQILADGSSQWSNLP from the coding sequence TTGAGCACTGAGCTAATGGTGGAGCTGAGCTCCGAACCTATCGACGTAGTTCGTCAACTGGCAGCGGCCAGCGGCAGCCAGCACGGAGCCACCACCATGTTCCTCGGTTCCGTCCGCGACCATGATCCGCAGGTAGGACAGGAGCGGGTCGTTGCCATCGAGTACAGCGCCCACCCCGAGGCGTCAGCTACGCTGCAGCGGGAAGTGGCGCAGTTGGCGGAGGAGACGCTGGCGGAGGACTGGTCCGGCGTGGACGCCCGGGTAGTGGTGATCCACCGGATCGGACCGGTCCAGGTGGGTGAGCCCGCCATGCTGGTAATTGTCTCCACCGCTCATCGCCACCCCGGCTCGAAACTGGTGCCGGCGCTGGTGGAAAGAATCAAGGCCACCGCTCCAATTTGGAAGCGGCAAATTCTGGCAGACGGGAGCAGCCAATGGTCGAATCTGCCCTGA
- the moaA gene encoding GTP 3',8-cyclase MoaA: protein MVESALRLAPSQQTHPQLVDTFGRVHRSMRLSVIDKCQLRCTYCMPAQGLPWLSKSELLTLDEIYRIASIAHFAGFTEFRITGGEPLIRTDVPELVQRLSDLSNPSAPIDLSLTTNAVLLDRYAQALKDAGLNRVNISLDSLRRDRFKALTLRDQLPQVLRGLEAAKNAGLSPIKLNTLLIPGVNDDEVLDLADFALTNGYQLRFIEQMPLGDSPWDGSTIITQQQILDQLSTRYSLTEVPGRGSAPAAQWYVDGGPATIGVIASVTKPFCGDCDRLRLTADGQLRTCLFSDKETDLRTPLREGATDAELLDLMGMATWAKEAGHLIGKAGFQVPERNMSRIGG from the coding sequence ATGGTCGAATCTGCCCTGAGATTGGCTCCAAGCCAACAGACTCATCCGCAACTGGTCGACACGTTCGGCCGGGTACACCGGTCCATGCGCCTGTCGGTGATCGACAAATGTCAGCTGCGTTGTACCTACTGTATGCCGGCTCAGGGCCTGCCCTGGTTGAGTAAATCCGAGCTTCTCACCCTCGATGAGATCTACCGGATTGCCAGCATCGCGCACTTTGCCGGCTTCACCGAGTTCCGGATCACCGGGGGCGAACCTCTCATTCGCACCGACGTTCCCGAACTGGTTCAGCGTCTCTCTGACCTGTCGAACCCCAGCGCGCCCATTGATCTGTCCCTGACGACTAACGCCGTCCTGCTGGATCGCTACGCTCAGGCATTGAAGGATGCCGGTCTGAACCGGGTCAACATCTCGTTGGACTCGCTTCGGCGCGATCGGTTCAAGGCACTCACCTTGCGCGACCAGCTGCCCCAGGTGCTGCGGGGACTCGAGGCGGCCAAGAATGCAGGACTCTCCCCCATCAAGTTGAACACCCTGCTGATTCCCGGGGTGAATGACGACGAGGTCCTGGACCTGGCCGACTTTGCCCTGACCAACGGCTATCAGCTGCGGTTTATCGAGCAGATGCCGCTCGGCGACAGCCCCTGGGATGGTTCCACCATCATTACCCAGCAGCAGATCCTGGATCAGCTTTCCACCCGGTACTCGCTCACCGAGGTTCCGGGGCGTGGTAGCGCCCCCGCGGCACAGTGGTACGTGGACGGAGGGCCGGCCACCATCGGCGTCATTGCCTCCGTGACCAAACCGTTCTGCGGAGACTGCGACCGGCTGCGCCTGACCGCCGACGGCCAGTTGCGAACCTGTCTCTTCTCTGACAAAGAGACCGACCTGCGGACTCCGCTCCGGGAGGGAGCGACCGACGCGGAGTTGCTCGACCTAATGGGGATGGCCACTTGGGCCAAAGAGGCCGGGCACCTGATCGGCAAAGCCGGTTTCCAGGTGCCCGAGCGGAACATGAGCCGGATCGGCGGCTAG
- a CDS encoding molybdenum cofactor guanylyltransferase: MGESLKYDAIVLAGGRSRRMVGRNKVSLPIGGKPLVASAVEAVSGAERICLVGPRAPLDEALGPDWDPRWVQTQEEPAFGGPVAGIVAGLNALRGGSAPLVAVLACDLPEAPGAIEHLLARIDELTEDALCALAPDGYTQWLLGFYRREFLEGRAQEIPGRDLSVRRFMAPARVSTVPVAARLLQDLDSPQDVAEYLAAGKD; the protein is encoded by the coding sequence ATGGGTGAGAGCCTGAAGTACGACGCCATCGTCCTGGCGGGCGGTCGCTCCCGGCGGATGGTGGGACGAAACAAAGTTTCCCTGCCGATTGGCGGGAAACCGCTGGTCGCCTCCGCGGTCGAGGCGGTTTCCGGAGCCGAGCGGATCTGCCTGGTGGGCCCGCGCGCCCCGCTCGACGAGGCATTGGGACCGGACTGGGACCCGCGCTGGGTCCAAACGCAGGAGGAGCCGGCTTTCGGGGGACCGGTCGCCGGGATCGTGGCCGGGCTAAACGCGCTTCGAGGGGGAAGCGCCCCGCTGGTGGCCGTGCTGGCCTGTGATTTGCCCGAGGCGCCCGGAGCGATCGAGCACCTGTTAGCCCGGATCGACGAGTTGACGGAGGATGCCCTCTGCGCCCTGGCTCCGGACGGGTACACTCAGTGGTTGCTGGGGTTCTATCGGCGTGAGTTTTTGGAGGGGCGGGCTCAGGAGATCCCCGGACGGGACCTGTCTGTGCGCCGGTTTATGGCGCCGGCTCGGGTGTCCACCGTTCCGGTGGCAGCCCGGCTGTTGCAGGACCTGGACAGCCCGCAGGACGTGGCGGAGTATCTGGCCGCCGGAAAGGACTAG
- the moaC gene encoding cyclic pyranopterin monophosphate synthase MoaC gives MNLTHLNRAGEVHMVDISGKTPGEREARASGVVRCAPETIQLIEEQAARKGDVLAVIRVAGIQGAKRTPELIPLAHPIAVHAVTIDLELTENTIEIAATVKTADATGIEMEALTAVSCAALTAIDMVKGVDRGAYIERIWLEEKRGGRSGTWVRA, from the coding sequence GTGAACCTGACGCACCTGAACCGGGCTGGCGAAGTCCACATGGTTGACATCAGCGGGAAGACCCCCGGTGAGCGCGAGGCGCGAGCGAGCGGGGTAGTTCGCTGCGCCCCCGAGACGATCCAGCTGATCGAAGAACAGGCCGCGCGAAAAGGCGACGTGCTGGCGGTCATTCGGGTGGCCGGGATCCAGGGGGCCAAGCGAACCCCGGAGCTGATCCCGCTGGCGCACCCGATTGCGGTCCACGCGGTCACGATCGACCTGGAACTGACGGAAAACACCATCGAGATTGCGGCCACGGTCAAAACGGCCGATGCGACCGGGATTGAGATGGAAGCCCTGACCGCGGTCTCCTGCGCTGCGCTCACCGCCATCGACATGGTTAAAGGAGTCGACCGCGGCGCCTACATTGAGCGGATTTGGCTGGAAGAAAAGCGCGGCGGACGGTCGGGCACATGGGTGAGAGCCTGA
- the glp gene encoding gephyrin-like molybdotransferase Glp has translation MSDAPERRDRQPKIKIAEYLQQVRSLAERFAIQEREEVELAAARGRVLAQAITAGVDIPGFANSAMDGYAVRAADLEEVPARLRIVGEQPAGPARDVAVGAGEAVRIMTGAPLPAGADTVVQSELTEEDDGQVVIGEAVRPGANVRHPGEDVSSGETVLVQGTRLAGRQLSAAAAVGTSRVQVVRQPVLGVLSTGDELVPPGGVLAPGQIYESNSYLLAGLAEESGARVIRRHAVADRPEELAVVLDELTSQCDAVLLSGGVSVGRFDVVRNLLDGEAESTFHRVSLQPGKPQGYAVWKGTPLLAFPGNPVGAFISFHVFGRPFIRTLTGQVNPQTPRRQIRAGASWKSPQGRSQYVPGRVRLNAAGQVVFEPTSAHGSGSHLVATLAQASALCVIPADVEFVQAGQLVDVEDIL, from the coding sequence ATGAGTGATGCGCCCGAGAGGCGAGACCGCCAACCTAAAATCAAGATTGCTGAGTACCTGCAGCAGGTCCGGTCTCTCGCCGAACGGTTCGCGATCCAGGAGCGGGAAGAAGTCGAGCTGGCGGCCGCGCGAGGGCGGGTTCTGGCTCAGGCGATCACGGCGGGGGTCGACATTCCCGGCTTTGCCAACTCGGCGATGGACGGCTATGCGGTCCGGGCCGCGGATCTGGAAGAGGTGCCCGCCCGCCTGCGGATCGTGGGTGAGCAGCCGGCCGGTCCGGCCCGAGACGTGGCCGTCGGCGCCGGGGAAGCGGTCCGGATCATGACCGGGGCGCCCCTTCCCGCCGGGGCCGATACCGTGGTTCAGAGCGAGTTGACCGAGGAAGACGACGGGCAGGTGGTGATCGGCGAGGCCGTTCGACCCGGTGCGAACGTCCGCCATCCGGGTGAAGATGTCAGCTCCGGTGAGACCGTCTTGGTGCAGGGCACGCGGCTAGCCGGGCGCCAACTTTCGGCCGCTGCGGCGGTGGGGACGAGCCGGGTCCAGGTGGTTCGCCAACCGGTCCTGGGGGTGCTCTCCACCGGAGACGAGCTGGTGCCACCGGGAGGTGTCCTCGCACCCGGGCAAATCTACGAATCCAACTCCTACTTGTTGGCCGGGCTGGCCGAAGAGAGCGGGGCGCGGGTGATCAGGCGCCACGCGGTGGCCGATCGGCCTGAAGAATTGGCTGTCGTGCTGGATGAGCTGACCTCCCAGTGCGACGCGGTGCTGCTCTCCGGGGGCGTCAGCGTCGGGCGGTTTGACGTGGTCCGCAACCTGCTGGATGGCGAAGCGGAGTCGACCTTCCACCGGGTCTCCTTGCAGCCGGGGAAGCCGCAGGGATACGCGGTCTGGAAAGGGACGCCGCTGCTGGCCTTTCCGGGAAATCCGGTCGGAGCGTTCATCTCTTTCCACGTGTTCGGGCGTCCGTTTATCAGGACTCTGACCGGCCAGGTGAACCCGCAGACGCCGCGCCGGCAGATTCGAGCCGGGGCCAGTTGGAAGTCGCCGCAGGGACGCTCCCAGTACGTTCCCGGGCGGGTGCGGTTGAACGCAGCGGGGCAGGTAGTGTTCGAGCCGACCTCGGCGCACGGGTCCGGCTCGCACCTGGTGGCCACCCTTGCTCAGGCCAGCGCCCTGTGCGTGATTCCGGCCGATGTTGAGTTCGTCCAAGCGGGACAATTGGTCGATGTGGAGGACATTCTGTGA